The following are encoded together in the Parabacteroides chongii genome:
- a CDS encoding DUF6383 domain-containing protein, with amino-acid sequence MNKKFSTLMAASLVLAGSLWSGDAWAEKYVIKSISDLNNITTTVTDWKGDAQNGQETNTDVWQFKTGEDGIVKGDEIVFAEEITFPTYGIKWSGSGYLRNCANFLNVNVEGITITAEGDGAIVGQLQISADNVTVKNLPITVNTCNNQPTANKTGIVLDASVEKATISNNTITEATNLLEGVMTYGIVVKGNDVAGLKIKDNNLAIQKKVTTGDNATYLSTALTFTGLTGKTNAAADIASQNTFEGSVFEYADVRQSKGESYYYSAQVSLPEDATDAEIEVFQQAVIDMAANYNTKSTQALSVNNADANTVIDALANGTSNTTIPADFALVVGNKNVVAGKGSVSNDNQDITVEVKADGSVDADAAITAWDADDLNALLGNGFMLNLTRPVDAETSLTINNGNVLAGKLLYLETKSGSTYLKVGDKYLAFADTQWENVTGIGERLTLVSKIDDAEKVTVLGNSDEKSIVAIQIGDDKLYLTTVKAGTDTNPQIYLTTTEELPTVLNIAIASDTRVNAYDKKNNPFRDRYVTLTFVTTDKNLKAKNGKVLGLDNEGNYSPELVEAARYLQAVPEAQWVVSLSDEDSETQFTFTNREAGSKATAKFDALYLNVLDAANNKYTISYDDNEAMFSFGERDTFIINPVDPKLTVADFYTNYKETEIKDTQYKLAVASTEETDFYVTENHAGKHLLGLTKEKDYSVNWRVVATGDTAIVISNSYDYDKKGFKAVADTLFVPTYAFQNAGNKEYMTYIDKNKVGLDEDAMYCDPDSKDYNSEAGLTANNSFVLKKKANGLFNIIGVAGKISKDNKYYTLDLSKKLFGATTTKQGQIQVEESWEQINSNDLFKLVSLDAPEYHKVAKGFGEIVSIYRADNNSQVLYEKADKNSVVEDEVQSFLNIDNVHQFDKINPAMFVDTAYINRGTKENPNTCWQYLLAVNADVHDPDTCTVPGHPRTDRMVTARYLVNLIDTANVYGATHLHNNPYINEGEAGENLAKLAFVDGIHINDTLYIIRNNGDSVKLELDTPDFNVAKFAFRYVNPANESDKTFKIQTQYKNYIASVDKDDVKANEEAASNEGYLKWINGTVVVVPTYERGDVFGINEEETQDAVNNEAIDASAISVSTIDGAVVVKGAEGKNVVITNVLGQQVANTVASSNEVTISAPAGIVVVAVEGEAAVKAIVK; translated from the coding sequence ATGAACAAAAAGTTTTCTACGCTTATGGCGGCGAGCTTAGTGCTTGCCGGTTCGCTGTGGAGTGGTGATGCTTGGGCAGAGAAGTACGTAATTAAAAGTATTTCTGATCTTAATAACATCACTACAACTGTTACAGATTGGAAAGGGGATGCCCAAAATGGCCAAGAAACTAATACTGATGTATGGCAATTTAAAACAGGAGAGGATGGCATTGTAAAAGGTGATGAGATTGTATTTGCCGAAGAAATAACATTTCCTACTTATGGCATAAAGTGGTCAGGTAGTGGTTATCTACGAAATTGTGCAAACTTCTTAAATGTAAATGTAGAAGGTATAACAATTACAGCTGAGGGTGATGGTGCTATTGTCGGTCAGTTACAAATTAGTGCGGATAATGTTACAGTAAAGAATCTTCCTATCACTGTAAATACATGTAATAATCAGCCAACTGCAAATAAAACGGGTATTGTACTTGATGCAAGTGTTGAAAAAGCTACTATTTCTAATAATACTATAACAGAAGCCACTAATCTTTTAGAGGGGGTCATGACTTATGGCATTGTTGTTAAAGGAAATGATGTTGCAGGTTTGAAGATCAAAGATAACAATCTTGCAATTCAAAAGAAAGTGACAACTGGCGATAACGCTACTTATCTGTCGACTGCTCTTACTTTTACAGGATTGACAGGTAAGACTAATGCTGCTGCTGATATCGCTTCTCAAAATACTTTTGAAGGAAGTGTATTCGAATATGCAGATGTTCGTCAATCAAAAGGAGAATCTTATTATTATAGTGCTCAGGTAAGTTTACCAGAAGATGCTACAGATGCAGAAATTGAAGTATTCCAGCAGGCTGTTATTGATATGGCAGCTAACTATAATACTAAGAGCACTCAGGCTCTGTCTGTAAATAATGCTGATGCTAATACAGTTATTGATGCTCTAGCAAACGGAACTTCCAATACAACAATTCCTGCAGACTTTGCTCTTGTTGTAGGTAACAAGAATGTTGTAGCTGGTAAGGGTTCAGTTTCTAATGATAATCAGGATATTACTGTAGAGGTAAAAGCAGATGGTAGCGTTGATGCAGATGCTGCTATTACTGCATGGGATGCAGACGATTTGAATGCATTGTTAGGTAATGGCTTTATGCTGAATCTGACAAGACCGGTTGATGCAGAAACTAGCCTTACTATTAACAATGGAAATGTATTGGCTGGCAAATTGCTTTATCTGGAAACAAAAAGTGGTTCTACATATCTAAAAGTTGGTGATAAGTACCTTGCTTTTGCTGATACCCAGTGGGAAAATGTTACTGGCATTGGTGAAAGATTGACTTTGGTAAGTAAGATTGATGATGCAGAGAAAGTAACAGTATTAGGTAATTCTGACGAAAAATCAATTGTAGCTATCCAAATAGGAGATGATAAGCTTTATTTGACAACAGTAAAAGCTGGAACAGATACTAATCCTCAGATCTATTTGACTACAACGGAAGAACTTCCTACCGTTTTGAATATTGCAATTGCTTCTGATACAAGAGTAAATGCATACGATAAGAAGAACAACCCATTCCGTGATCGTTATGTAACACTTACATTCGTTACAACAGATAAAAATTTGAAAGCTAAGAATGGTAAAGTCTTAGGTTTGGATAACGAAGGTAACTATTCTCCTGAATTGGTTGAAGCTGCTAGATATTTGCAGGCTGTTCCCGAAGCTCAGTGGGTAGTTTCATTGTCAGATGAAGATTCTGAAACACAGTTCACTTTCACAAACCGTGAAGCTGGTTCTAAAGCAACTGCTAAATTTGATGCATTGTATCTGAATGTGTTGGATGCAGCTAATAACAAGTATACTATTTCTTATGATGATAACGAAGCTATGTTCAGCTTTGGAGAACGTGATACATTTATCATCAACCCGGTTGATCCTAAATTGACAGTTGCTGATTTCTATACAAACTACAAAGAAACAGAAATCAAAGATACTCAGTATAAACTGGCTGTTGCTTCAACAGAAGAAACTGACTTCTATGTAACAGAAAATCATGCAGGTAAGCATTTGCTTGGTTTGACAAAAGAAAAAGATTATTCTGTTAACTGGCGTGTAGTTGCAACTGGCGACACTGCAATTGTAATTAGCAACTCTTATGATTATGATAAGAAAGGTTTCAAGGCTGTTGCTGATACTCTGTTCGTTCCGACTTATGCATTCCAGAATGCTGGAAACAAAGAGTATATGACTTATATCGATAAGAATAAAGTAGGTTTGGATGAAGATGCAATGTATTGCGATCCGGATTCTAAAGACTATAACTCTGAAGCAGGTCTGACTGCAAATAATAGCTTTGTATTGAAGAAAAAAGCAAACGGCTTATTCAATATCATCGGTGTAGCTGGTAAGATATCTAAAGATAATAAATATTATACTTTGGATCTGAGCAAGAAATTGTTCGGTGCAACAACAACTAAGCAAGGTCAGATTCAGGTGGAAGAATCTTGGGAACAGATTAACTCTAATGATTTGTTTAAACTGGTTTCTTTGGATGCTCCTGAATATCACAAAGTAGCTAAAGGCTTCGGTGAAATCGTAAGTATTTATCGTGCAGACAACAACTCTCAGGTATTGTATGAAAAGGCTGACAAGAACTCTGTAGTAGAAGACGAAGTTCAGAGCTTCCTGAATATTGACAACGTTCATCAGTTTGACAAGATCAACCCGGCTATGTTTGTTGATACAGCTTATATCAACCGTGGTACAAAAGAAAACCCGAATACTTGCTGGCAGTATCTGTTGGCTGTAAATGCTGACGTTCACGATCCTGATACTTGTACAGTTCCTGGTCACCCGAGAACAGACCGTATGGTAACAGCTCGCTATTTGGTCAACCTGATTGATACAGCTAATGTATACGGTGCAACTCATCTGCATAACAATCCTTATATCAATGAAGGTGAAGCTGGTGAAAACCTGGCTAAGCTAGCATTCGTAGATGGTATTCATATCAATGACACTCTGTATATCATCCGTAACAACGGTGATTCAGTTAAATTAGAATTGGATACTCCTGACTTCAATGTTGCTAAGTTCGCATTCCGTTATGTAAATCCTGCTAACGAAAGCGATAAGACTTTCAAAATTCAAACTCAGTATAAGAACTATATCGCTTCAGTTGACAAAGATGACGTGAAGGCGAACGAAGAAGCAGCTTCCAACGAAGGTTATCTGAAATGGATCAACGGTACAGTAGTTGTTGTTCCGACTTATGAAAGAGGTGATGTATTCGGTATCAACGAAGAAGAAACACAGGATGCTGTAAACAACGAAGCTATCGACGCTTCTGCTATCAGTGTTTCAACTATCGACGGTGCTGTAGTTGTTAAGGGTGCTGAAGGCAAGAACGTAGTGATCACTAACGTACTTGGACAGCAGGTTGCTAACACTGTTGCTTCTTCTAACGAAGTTACTATCTCTGCTCCGGCAGGTATCGTAGTAGTGGCTGTTGAAGGCGAAGCTGCTGTAAAGGCAATCGTAAAATAA
- a CDS encoding RagB/SusD family nutrient uptake outer membrane protein, translated as MRKHSSNIKVLALSALSFCLFACNDDFMDRPPKDDIVSENFWNTETDLELYLNGMYRIYARGHNQDPYVAPLNFRGSHIAYGDAFSDNAVRSGQNVNVRLTNAYTVPLNDNYNGWSWGDLRRVNYFLTNYDRAPISEDKKKAYAAEAYFFKAWDYFKKVQIFSDVPWLSRDLNIDSEELYAPRDSRELVMDSVLFCINRAIEWFPEVATPNSVGRINKDMAQFLKARICLNEGTFRKYHTELNLQNTANVWLEEAVKASDYLIKSGRYELFTNGNDDAYWALFAQFDTEIRTNPEAILGVEYSFDNKIGNDLLRYYDQNNHMGICAQKSLVDEYLCEDGRPVYIGGSKGNYEVNPLFEGYGKWSELNNRDPRMSQTICKPGEYITVWNRNTGVYGINENGITYPNLKYLGTEQSGYRFIKHWKPDLVNYQRASGSTQSAIEFRYAEALLIYAEAKCELGTISQNDIDITINKLRLRAGFDFEKYPTAKLNMGNIPADPRLDAIYREKLDYTVSPLLREIRRERRVEMAQEDLRYWDLMRWKAAGLLTVPMRGVKFTEEMQALYNGDYNNGVVDPETGIRETAVTAIANKDVFLDEEGFIILYPKSINIQTGTLPWSDYRYYWPIPKGELLLNTNLIQTKGWEDK; from the coding sequence ATGAGAAAACATAGTTCAAATATAAAAGTGCTGGCTTTATCAGCGTTGTCATTTTGCCTTTTTGCTTGTAATGACGATTTTATGGACCGTCCTCCCAAAGACGATATAGTAAGTGAAAACTTCTGGAACACGGAAACCGACCTGGAGCTTTATCTCAATGGTATGTACCGTATCTATGCCCGAGGGCATAACCAGGATCCATACGTTGCACCTTTGAACTTTAGAGGAAGCCACATTGCTTATGGCGATGCTTTTTCAGATAATGCAGTTCGTAGCGGTCAGAATGTGAACGTCAGACTGACTAATGCTTATACCGTTCCTTTGAATGATAATTACAATGGATGGAGTTGGGGAGATTTACGTCGCGTAAATTATTTCCTGACAAACTACGACAGAGCGCCTATTAGCGAGGATAAGAAAAAGGCTTATGCTGCTGAAGCTTATTTTTTCAAGGCATGGGACTACTTTAAGAAAGTACAGATTTTTAGTGATGTACCCTGGCTTAGCCGCGACTTGAACATAGACTCGGAAGAACTGTACGCGCCGCGTGATTCGAGAGAATTGGTGATGGACTCGGTGTTGTTTTGCATAAACCGTGCCATTGAATGGTTTCCGGAAGTTGCAACACCTAACTCGGTAGGTCGTATAAACAAGGATATGGCTCAGTTTTTGAAAGCAAGAATCTGTCTGAATGAAGGAACTTTCCGGAAATACCACACAGAATTGAATTTGCAGAACACTGCTAATGTATGGTTGGAAGAAGCTGTTAAAGCATCCGATTATCTGATTAAATCGGGACGATATGAATTGTTTACCAATGGAAATGATGATGCTTATTGGGCACTGTTCGCTCAGTTTGATACCGAAATTAGAACCAATCCGGAGGCCATTTTGGGAGTAGAATATAGCTTTGATAATAAGATTGGCAATGACCTGCTTCGTTATTATGACCAGAATAATCACATGGGTATTTGTGCTCAAAAGAGTCTGGTCGATGAATATCTGTGCGAAGACGGACGTCCTGTCTATATCGGTGGTTCGAAAGGTAATTATGAAGTAAACCCGCTGTTTGAAGGATATGGAAAATGGAGCGAGTTGAACAATCGCGATCCCCGTATGTCGCAGACAATCTGTAAACCGGGAGAATATATCACCGTCTGGAACAGAAACACAGGAGTATATGGCATCAACGAAAATGGAATAACCTATCCTAACCTGAAATATCTTGGTACTGAACAGTCTGGCTACCGATTCATCAAACATTGGAAACCGGACCTGGTGAACTACCAGAGAGCCAGTGGCTCAACGCAATCGGCTATTGAGTTTAGATATGCAGAAGCTCTGCTGATATATGCAGAAGCAAAATGTGAACTGGGCACAATCTCGCAGAATGATATTGATATAACTATCAATAAGTTGCGTCTACGTGCCGGGTTCGACTTCGAGAAATATCCAACAGCTAAGCTGAATATGGGAAATATTCCGGCAGACCCTCGCTTGGATGCTATTTACAGAGAAAAGTTGGATTATACGGTTTCCCCCTTATTGCGTGAGATACGTCGTGAAAGACGTGTTGAGATGGCCCAGGAAGACCTCCGTTATTGGGATTTAATGCGTTGGAAGGCGGCAGGCCTGTTGACTGTTCCGATGAGAGGTGTAAAATTTACTGAAGAGATGCAGGCTCTTTATAATGGAGATTACAACAATGGGGTAGTAGATCCGGAAACCGGTATCCGCGAAACAGCAGTGACGGCAATTGCCAATAAAGATGTCTTTTTAGATGAAGAAGGTTTCATCATTCTTTATCCGAAAAGTATAAATATTCAAACTGGCACATTACCATGGTCCGATTACCGTTACTACTGGCCTATCCCGAAAGGTGAATTATTGTTGAACACGAACTTAATTCAGACGAAAGGCTGGGAAGATAAATAA
- a CDS encoding TonB-dependent receptor, whose translation MEKNNNLSCKSLRKIFTYLFLFFITTSISAQNVNINKQNATLADVFEEVENQTKLSIAYSESTINKDRRVSVNISEKPVKEAMTEILKGTGAVFTIKENQILIKPAPVSTQPQQEKRKTITGTIKDESGLPVIGANVVEKGTRNGIITDLDGKFSLTLEQGEVVEVSYIGYMTQDVSVRNKTDISVILKEDTQTLDEVVVVGYGTQKKVNLTGAVSSVSAEVMESRPVTNIAQALQGVVPNLNVNISNGAPNTFASYNVRGATSMSKNSSGTWQVDNGSPLILVDGIEMENFNLSALNPNDMESISVIKDASASAIYGARAAYGVILVTTKQGKKGKGRVQYSYDVQWNHPSARPDFMNSYDAEYARIMNRVYTGGSRTTEDDMRLEALQKYIDNPVPENAWMYEPGSNQQSIWWVGNFDPFEMMVRDWSPTQKHNVSISGGSEALRYYASLGFQDQDGFYKLRNDNMRRYNGMVNLDAKINDKFSVNIKLSYNATRYNEPLPFSYKGDPWSVILYQGKWNQNMPLLTGPNDPVPNTPTNSIVSAYAYSNRNKRTDRSVAVFTVSPEYQVLPQLKLKADFSYRPSSYDVKDVEPEFQYIQDSWEALNIATNTETGRISKTKEDVQLFTTNIYADYNQTFGKHTLGGLVGFNQEVWKKEQLSAGNTGIMSIGAPTLGNTYGMNPSKSEVDEHWAVRGVFMRVNYNFSDRYLFEMNGRYDGSSKFPHDSRFKFFPSFSAAWRLSEESFMADTRSWLDNLKIRASYGSIGNQNVANYGFYSRMGSSQSSAMINGQRPYQVNPPGLISPDFTWETATTINGGLDISLLTNRLNFSFDIYRRETKDIIMDGSTYPSVLGTSAPMVNSGKLRTHGWEMSIGWKDRLSNGFFYDLNFVLSDYQTEVALFNGNDNCSLGSLYTGKKVGEIWGYETDRILQEGDIADNLIIQYTDVNGNNLHRPHESNSAYYPGDIMYKDINGDGEVNRGMNTLDDHGDLKVLGNNTPRLKFGLTANFAWKGFDLNLFFQGVAKRDVWISDKTYWGDEDGPGSKTVYENSWTPERTDAKYPLYGARRSQNWYTQSAYMFNGAYLRLKQAILGYTVPAEITNKIKMSKLRVYVSGFNLFEITELPGVYDPDLLSTSYPQMRSVALGVQVGF comes from the coding sequence ATGGAAAAGAATAACAATTTATCCTGTAAATCTTTACGAAAGATATTTACCTATTTGTTCCTTTTCTTCATAACCACAAGTATATCGGCACAAAACGTAAATATCAACAAGCAAAATGCCACATTGGCCGATGTCTTTGAGGAAGTGGAAAATCAGACAAAATTATCTATTGCTTACAGCGAATCGACAATTAATAAAGACCGACGTGTGTCCGTGAACATTTCTGAAAAACCTGTAAAAGAGGCGATGACAGAGATATTGAAAGGTACGGGAGCTGTATTTACAATTAAAGAAAATCAAATTCTGATAAAACCTGCACCTGTATCAACACAACCACAGCAGGAGAAGAGGAAAACAATTACAGGTACTATAAAAGATGAGTCCGGATTACCTGTCATCGGTGCTAACGTAGTGGAAAAAGGAACGAGAAACGGTATTATAACAGACCTTGATGGAAAGTTTTCGTTAACTTTGGAGCAAGGTGAAGTGGTGGAAGTGTCTTATATTGGCTATATGACACAGGATGTATCAGTCAGAAACAAGACCGATATATCGGTTATATTGAAAGAAGATACGCAAACATTGGATGAGGTTGTCGTTGTAGGTTACGGCACACAGAAAAAGGTGAATCTGACAGGTGCGGTATCTTCCGTTTCGGCTGAAGTTATGGAAAGTCGCCCTGTTACAAATATAGCCCAAGCCCTACAAGGGGTTGTGCCCAACCTGAATGTCAATATATCCAACGGCGCACCTAACACTTTTGCTTCTTATAATGTGCGTGGTGCAACATCCATGTCGAAGAATAGCAGCGGAACATGGCAGGTTGATAATGGCAGCCCTCTTATTTTGGTAGATGGTATCGAGATGGAGAATTTTAACCTTAGTGCTTTAAATCCGAATGATATGGAAAGTATCTCTGTTATTAAAGATGCTTCTGCTTCGGCCATCTACGGTGCGCGTGCCGCTTATGGGGTTATTCTGGTGACTACCAAGCAAGGGAAGAAAGGTAAAGGAAGAGTGCAATATTCGTATGATGTACAGTGGAATCATCCTTCAGCACGTCCGGATTTCATGAACTCTTATGATGCCGAATATGCAAGAATAATGAACAGAGTCTATACAGGTGGTTCCAGAACAACAGAAGATGATATGCGCCTGGAAGCATTACAAAAATATATAGATAATCCTGTTCCCGAAAATGCCTGGATGTATGAGCCGGGAAGCAACCAGCAATCTATTTGGTGGGTTGGAAACTTTGACCCGTTTGAAATGATGGTAAGAGACTGGTCTCCTACGCAAAAGCATAACGTAAGTATTTCCGGAGGTTCTGAAGCCTTGCGCTATTACGCTTCGCTGGGCTTCCAGGATCAGGATGGTTTTTATAAACTCCGCAATGACAATATGCGTCGTTATAACGGAATGGTTAATCTGGATGCGAAGATAAATGACAAGTTCAGTGTCAATATCAAATTGTCATATAACGCAACACGTTATAACGAACCATTACCTTTTTCTTATAAAGGCGATCCCTGGTCGGTTATTCTATATCAGGGGAAATGGAATCAGAATATGCCCTTGTTGACAGGACCGAATGACCCGGTTCCCAATACTCCGACCAACAGCATTGTTTCGGCTTATGCTTATAGCAACAGAAACAAAAGAACAGACAGAAGTGTAGCCGTATTCACTGTAAGTCCGGAATATCAGGTCTTGCCACAATTAAAATTGAAAGCCGACTTCTCCTATCGTCCTTCTTCTTATGATGTAAAAGACGTGGAACCCGAATTTCAGTATATTCAGGATAGCTGGGAAGCATTAAACATTGCGACTAATACGGAAACAGGACGTATCAGTAAAACGAAAGAAGATGTACAGCTTTTCACAACTAATATATATGCCGATTATAATCAGACATTTGGCAAGCATACATTGGGAGGATTGGTAGGTTTCAACCAGGAAGTCTGGAAGAAAGAACAGTTGTCTGCAGGAAATACAGGAATCATGAGTATTGGCGCTCCGACACTGGGAAATACCTATGGCATGAATCCTTCGAAAAGTGAAGTGGACGAACATTGGGCTGTACGTGGCGTATTCATGAGGGTTAACTATAACTTTTCTGACCGTTATCTTTTTGAAATGAACGGAAGATATGATGGTTCATCTAAATTCCCGCACGACTCGCGTTTCAAATTTTTTCCATCTTTCTCTGCTGCATGGCGTCTTTCGGAAGAAAGTTTTATGGCCGATACGCGTAGTTGGTTGGATAATCTAAAAATAAGAGCTTCCTATGGTTCGATCGGCAATCAGAATGTGGCCAACTATGGTTTCTATTCCAGAATGGGTTCCAGTCAGTCGAGTGCTATGATTAACGGGCAACGTCCTTATCAGGTGAATCCTCCCGGATTGATTAGTCCGGATTTTACCTGGGAAACGGCTACTACTATCAATGGCGGTTTGGATATCTCTTTACTTACCAACAGACTGAACTTTTCTTTCGACATCTACAGACGTGAAACGAAAGATATCATTATGGACGGTTCAACTTATCCGTCAGTGCTCGGAACCAGTGCTCCTATGGTGAACTCCGGTAAGCTGAGAACACACGGATGGGAGATGAGCATTGGATGGAAAGATCGCCTTTCAAATGGTTTCTTTTACGATTTGAACTTTGTGTTGTCCGATTATCAGACCGAAGTCGCTCTCTTCAATGGCAACGACAATTGTAGTTTGGGCTCTTTGTATACAGGAAAGAAAGTAGGTGAAATCTGGGGATATGAAACCGATCGCATTCTGCAGGAAGGGGATATTGCTGACAACCTGATTATCCAATATACAGACGTAAACGGAAACAACCTGCATCGTCCGCACGAATCGAATAGTGCTTACTATCCGGGCGATATCATGTATAAAGATATCAATGGAGATGGCGAAGTAAACAGAGGTATGAATACATTAGACGATCATGGCGACCTGAAAGTTCTTGGAAATAATACACCACGCCTGAAGTTTGGTTTGACAGCAAATTTTGCATGGAAAGGTTTCGACCTGAATCTCTTCTTCCAGGGAGTTGCCAAAAGAGATGTCTGGATTAGCGATAAAACATATTGGGGAGATGAAGATGGTCCCGGCAGTAAAACCGTTTATGAAAATTCATGGACACCGGAACGGACGGATGCCAAATATCCGCTTTATGGGGCCCGTCGTTCGCAGAACTGGTATACGCAATCGGCTTACATGTTTAACGGAGCTTATCTACGTTTGAAACAGGCTATTTTGGGGTATACTGTTCCGGCAGAAATCACGAACAAGATTAAGATGAGTAAACTCAGAGTCTATGTTTCAGGCTTTAACTTGTTTGAAATTACAGAATTACCCGGTGTATACGACCCGGATTTGCTGTCAACTTCCTATCCTCAGATGAGAAGTGTTGCTTTAGGTGTACAAGTTGGATTTTAA
- a CDS encoding FecR family protein — translation MSKVYQIIESFFKKDHPEEIRKGFTHWFFSSSRKEKDEALFRIWEELEIHSDASTESSFKHVERRLGFPVRKRLSFSLQKWGQIAAVLLIPLLSVWFSWKYVQNYTQEEIEWVECFVAAGEIRSVVLPDKSEVLLNSGSSLLYPAEFKGKIRNIYLSGEAKFSVFSDKKKPFIVKTHDMAVEALGTVFNVSSYPEAETTVASLVEGKLKVDINSSQESYILNPEEQVIYDRETGKSEHKHTRLDYVLAWEKGQMVFQSVSLYTVINEIERKYGVTVYLNSKGLKDERLTVKFLHDETLEEVFYTLQQIIAGFRYKIDGDKVYIY, via the coding sequence ATGTCGAAAGTATATCAGATCATAGAAAGTTTCTTTAAGAAAGATCATCCGGAAGAGATTCGAAAGGGGTTTACCCATTGGTTTTTCTCTTCTTCCAGGAAAGAGAAAGATGAAGCTCTTTTCCGGATTTGGGAAGAACTGGAGATTCATTCCGATGCCTCGACAGAAAGTTCCTTCAAGCATGTTGAAAGACGATTGGGATTTCCTGTGCGAAAGAGACTCTCTTTTTCATTGCAAAAGTGGGGACAGATAGCAGCTGTTTTGCTTATTCCTTTACTTAGTGTATGGTTTTCATGGAAGTATGTGCAGAATTATACTCAGGAGGAGATCGAATGGGTAGAATGTTTTGTTGCGGCAGGCGAAATTCGTTCTGTTGTTTTACCGGATAAATCGGAGGTCTTGCTTAATTCCGGAAGTTCTTTATTATATCCTGCCGAATTTAAAGGAAAGATTCGTAATATTTATTTAAGTGGAGAGGCTAAGTTCTCTGTTTTTTCAGATAAGAAGAAGCCATTTATTGTTAAAACACACGATATGGCCGTAGAAGCTTTAGGAACTGTTTTTAATGTATCATCCTATCCGGAAGCCGAAACAACAGTAGCTTCACTGGTAGAAGGAAAGCTTAAAGTGGACATTAATTCCAGTCAGGAAAGTTATATTCTTAATCCGGAAGAACAGGTTATATATGACAGGGAAACGGGAAAAAGCGAACATAAACATACTCGGCTGGATTATGTACTGGCTTGGGAAAAAGGACAAATGGTATTCCAAAGTGTTTCGTTGTATACTGTTATCAACGAGATTGAGAGAAAGTATGGAGTAACGGTTTATCTTAATTCCAAAGGTTTGAAAGACGAACGCTTGACAGTCAAATTCCTGCATGATGAGACGTTGGAAGAGGTCTTTTATACTTTGCAGCAAATCATAGCCGGATTCAGATATAAGATAGATGGAGATAAAGTATATATTTATTAA
- a CDS encoding RNA polymerase sigma-70 factor has translation MEKDTSYIEELVLGSHEAFRCLFMNYFPKVKYFISHLIKSEVIAEELAQDVFMRIWENREQLRNVVSFNSYVYRMAKNIALNYLRHKYLEENYLEEYDGETEFTIEGELYAREIKLLEQLTVSRMPPKRKAIYEMSRKDGLTNDEIATRMGISKKTVENHLNLALKEIKKTLFLFTSFFI, from the coding sequence ATGGAAAAGGATACATCATATATAGAAGAACTGGTGTTAGGAAGTCATGAGGCTTTCAGATGCTTGTTTATGAATTATTTCCCCAAAGTTAAATATTTTATCAGCCATCTTATTAAATCGGAGGTTATAGCTGAGGAATTGGCTCAGGATGTTTTTATGAGAATTTGGGAGAATAGGGAACAGTTGAGGAACGTCGTATCGTTTAATTCATATGTTTACCGAATGGCCAAAAACATAGCTTTGAATTATCTGCGGCATAAATATTTGGAAGAGAATTATCTGGAAGAATATGATGGAGAAACCGAGTTTACAATTGAAGGAGAGTTGTATGCTCGTGAGATAAAACTATTGGAACAATTGACTGTCAGTCGTATGCCTCCCAAGCGTAAAGCTATTTATGAAATGAGCCGGAAAGATGGGCTGACTAATGATGAAATAGCGACCCGCATGGGTATTTCTAAAAAGACCGTAGAGAACCACTTGAACCTGGCATTGAAAGAAATTAAAAAGACATTATTTTTATTCACTTCCTTTTTTATATAA